A segment of the Marinilabiliales bacterium genome:
TGCCGATATTTTTGAGTATACCTCCAAAAATATGCCCCGGTTCAATTCAATAAGCATATCGGGATACCATATGCAGGAGGCGGGCGCCACAGCCGATATAGAGCTTGCCTATACGCTGGCTGACGGACTCGAATACCTGCGTGCCGGTGTAAATGCCGGTATGGATATAGACAGTTTCGCACCGAGGCTCTCATTTTTCTGGGGAATTGGGATGAACCACTTTATGGAGATTGCCAAAATGAGGGCGGCGCGTATGCTGTGGGCGAGGATCGTCAAACAGTTCAACCCGAAGAACCCGAAATCGCTTGCCCTGCGGACACACTCGCAGACCTCAGGGTGGAGCCTTACCGAACAGGACCCCTACAACAATGTATCACGCACCTGTATAGAGGCCCTTGCCGCGGTGCTTGGGCACACACAGTCGCTTCATACCAACGCCCTGGATGAGGCCATTGCGTTGCCGACCGATTTCTCGGCGCGTATTGCCAGGAACACCCAGATATACCTGCAGGAAGAGACATTCGTCACCCGGTCGGTCGATCCGTGGGGCGGGTCATATTACGTTGAGAGGCTTACCCATGAGATAGCCCACAAGGCATGGGCACGCATTACCGAGGTTGAGGAGCTTGGAGGGATGGCCAAAGCCATTGAGACAGGCATCCCGAAGATGAGGATAGAGGAGGCCTCGGCAAGAAAACAGGCGAGGATAGATTCCGGCCGCGACATAATAGTAGGCGTTAACCGCTACAGGCTGGACAAGGAGGAGCCACTTGAGATACTTGATGTTGACAATACCGCTGTGCGGGAGGCACAGATAAGACGACTTAATCAATTAAAGGCAGAAAGAGACCAGGAGGCAGTGCATAAAGCGCTTGATGCGCTGACCGAAGCATGTCGTTCGGGCAACGGCAACCTTCTTGAACTCTCGGTCGATGCGGCCGCCAAAAGGGCCACACTTGGCGAGATCTCTTATGCCTGCGAAAAAGTAGCCGGGAGGTACAAAGCTGTGATACGATCTGTTTCAGGTGTCTATTCTTCAGAATCGGGCAGGGATGACAATTTTGAAAATGCCAGGAAGCTGGTAAGCGAATTTGCTGCACGCGAAGGCAGGCAACCGAGGATAATGGTAGCCAAGATGGGGCAGGACGGGCATGACAGGGGCGCCAAGGTGGTAGCCACCGGTTATGCTGATATCGGGTTTGATGTAGATATCGGGCCTCTTTTCCAGACACCCGTTGAGGCTGCCAAACAGGCAGTTGAAAACGATGTACATGTTCTGGGAGTTTCCAGCCTTGCCGCGGGGCACAAGACACTCGTGCCGCAGGTGATCGAAGAACTCAGGAAGCTTGGGAGGGAAGATATCATGGTGATAGCCGGTGGTGTGATTCCCGCGCAGGATTATGACTTCCTCTACAAAGCTGGTGTGATGGCCATATTCGGACCCGGCACACCAGTTTCTGTAGCAGCGGTGAAGATTTTGGAGCTACTGCTGGATGACCCGGAGTAACTGTTATGAATTGATCAACTAATAATTAAAGCCATGGATCAAAAGATGAGCTCAGGTGCCGGGCAGGGTTTCGGCGTAGCCGGTTTCGTGATCGGGATTATTGCGCTGATACTCTCCTTTATTCCCTGTATCGGGATGTACGCCTTAATACCCGGCATCGTCGCGCTGATTTTTGCTGTTATCGGACTTGCACAGGCCAGCAGTGCAAATGCGCCGCAGGGACTGATCATTGCAGCACTGGTGATTGCCATTATCGGTACCTCGATCGCCGCCTGGCAGCTTGTAACCGTCAGGAGGGCGACGCGTGGACTGGAACGGATCGGGAGGGAACTGCCCGGGATCAGGGCCGATGATATTGGCAACGAGATAAGGGAGAACATTAGAAGGGCCCTTGAGGAGATAGAGGAGGGGATTGACCCTGACACTGTTCCCGACGATACGATCAGGTTTGACAGCGAGGAGATGATAGAGGAGCTGGAGAGGCTGGAAGGAGAAGAACCCACCGAAACGGAGGATCCGTAATCACCCGGTGGCAATATCTGAGCAAAAGGTCAAATGCATATCACAATCTTTTCAGAAGCCAGGTCACCTTACCTGGTGATCAACGTGCTTACCGGCGTGGCGATAATAGTTTTCCTGCTATATCCTGTGCTGGCAGGCCATCCCGGTGGTGTGGCGCCGGTAGAGTGCGTTCATGTTACCACTCACGGCGGTGAATGCAGCACCTGCGGTTTGACGCGCAGCTTTGCGGAGATGGCCAGGGGAAATTATACCAGCGCTGCCATGCTGAACAGGAACGGGCCGCTGATTTTCGGGTTTTTTGTTATTCAGCTTTTTATGCGGGCCTTTTTTGGTTACCTGTACTACAGGGGCAGCGGTCCCGTTACCCGGCCGGATGCGGGGAAGCCCGCTGCCGGCCATGGAAGTATCGTGGGCGCTAATGCCCGCAATGTTGCCGGACTTGGCATACCGGCGGATACCGGAAAGCCTGATCCCGGGCCGGAAAATACCGGTGGCGGGAGGCTAAGGGCCATTATCATGACTGATGCTTTTCTCTCCCTGGCCCTGTTCGTTTTTTGCTTCCGGTACCTGATCGTGTTCTGGCAGTAGTTTTTCTGTGCTGATGCCGGTTGATTAACAAAGCCCCTTTTACCCTGATAGCTTTGTCAGAATTGACTTATTAATATGCGATTATTTGAAATACTTTTAACTTATGCGTATTCACTTTATATCAATCGGAGGAAGTGCCATGCACAACCTGGCCCTGGCACTTCACGGTAAGGGTTATAAGGTAACAGGGTCGGATGATGAAATATTTGAGCCTTCCCGC
Coding sequences within it:
- a CDS encoding methylmalonyl-CoA mutase, which encodes MPDYSKIDILSALPKSPEAKEVKGNGEWMTTEQIPVKPVYTEKDLEGLEHLGYGAGMPPFLRGPYSTMYVMRPWTIRQYAGFSTAEESNAFYRRNLAAGQKGLSVAFDLATHRGYDSDHERVMGDVGKAGVAIDSILDMKILFDQIPLDQMSVSMTMNGAVLPVMAFYIVAGLEQGARLDQLTGTIQNDILKEFMVRNTYIYPPDFSMRIIADIFEYTSKNMPRFNSISISGYHMQEAGATADIELAYTLADGLEYLRAGVNAGMDIDSFAPRLSFFWGIGMNHFMEIAKMRAARMLWARIVKQFNPKNPKSLALRTHSQTSGWSLTEQDPYNNVSRTCIEALAAVLGHTQSLHTNALDEAIALPTDFSARIARNTQIYLQEETFVTRSVDPWGGSYYVERLTHEIAHKAWARITEVEELGGMAKAIETGIPKMRIEEASARKQARIDSGRDIIVGVNRYRLDKEEPLEILDVDNTAVREAQIRRLNQLKAERDQEAVHKALDALTEACRSGNGNLLELSVDAAAKRATLGEISYACEKVAGRYKAVIRSVSGVYSSESGRDDNFENARKLVSEFAAREGRQPRIMVAKMGQDGHDRGAKVVATGYADIGFDVDIGPLFQTPVEAAKQAVENDVHVLGVSSLAAGHKTLVPQVIEELRKLGREDIMVIAGGVIPAQDYDFLYKAGVMAIFGPGTPVSVAAVKILELLLDDPE
- a CDS encoding DUF2752 domain-containing protein — its product is MHITIFSEARSPYLVINVLTGVAIIVFLLYPVLAGHPGGVAPVECVHVTTHGGECSTCGLTRSFAEMARGNYTSAAMLNRNGPLIFGFFVIQLFMRAFFGYLYYRGSGPVTRPDAGKPAAGHGSIVGANARNVAGLGIPADTGKPDPGPENTGGGRLRAIIMTDAFLSLALFVFCFRYLIVFWQ